From Pan troglodytes isolate AG18354 chromosome 9, NHGRI_mPanTro3-v2.0_pri, whole genome shotgun sequence, the proteins below share one genomic window:
- the LOC466818 gene encoding olfactory receptor 10S1, giving the protein MTSRSVCEKMTMTTENPNQTVVSHFFLEGLRYTAKHPSLFFLLFLLIYSITVAGNLLILLTVGSDSHLSLPMYHFLGHLSFLDACLSTVTVPKVMAGLLTLDGKVISFEGCAVQLYCFHFLASTECFLYTVMAYDRYLAICQPLHYPVAMNRRMCAEMAGITWAIGATHAAIHTSLTFRLLYCGPCHIAYFFCDIPPVLKLACTDTTINELVMLASIGIVAAGCLILIVISYIFIVAAVLCIRTAQGRQRAFSTCTAHLTVVLLYYVPPVCIYLQPRSSEAGAGAPAVFYTIVTPMLNPFIYTLRNKEVKHALQRLLCSSF; this is encoded by the coding sequence ATGACTAGCCGCTCTGTGTGTGAGAAGATGACGATGACAACGGAGAACCCCAACCAGACTGTGGTGAGCCACTTCTTCCTGGAGGGTTTGAGGTACACAGCTAAACATCCtagcctcttcttcctcctcttcctcctcatctaCAGCATCACTGTGGCTGGGAATCTCCTCATCCTCCTAACTGTGGGCTCTGACTCTCACCTCAGCTTACCCATGTACCACTTCCTGGGGCACCTCTCCTTCCTGGATGCCTGTTTGTCTACAGTGACAGTGCCCAAGGTCATGGCAGGCCTGCTGACTCTGGATGGGAAGGTGATCTCCTTTGAGGGCTGTGCCGTACAGCTTTATTGCTTCCACTTTCTGGCCAGCACTGAGTGCTTCCTGTACACAGTCATGGCCTATGACCGCTATCTGGCTATCTGTCAACCCCTGCACTACCCAGTGGCCATGAACAGAAGGATGTGTGCAGAAATGGCTGGAATCACCTGGGCCATAGGTGCCACGCATGCTGCAATCCACACCTCCCTCACCTTCCGCCTGCTCTACTGTGGGCCTTGCCACATTGCCTACTTCTTCTGCGACATACCCCCTGTCCTAAAGCTCGCCTGTACAGACACCACCATTAATGAGCTAGTCATGCTTGCCAGCATTGGCATCGTGGCTGCAGGCTGCCTCATCCTCATCGTTATTTCCTACATCTTCATCGTGGCAGCTGTGTTGTGCATCCGCACAGCCCAGGGCCGGCAGCGGGCCTTCTCCACCTGCACtgcccacctcactgtggtgctcCTGTACTACGTGCCACCTGTCTGTATCTACCTGCAGCCTCGCTCCAgtgaggcaggagctggggccCCTGCTGTCTTCTACACAATCGTAACTCCAATGCTCAACCCATTCATTTACACTTTGCGGAACAAGGAGGTGAAACATGCTCTGCAAAGGCTTTTGTGCAGCAGCTTCTGA
- the LOC466819 gene encoding olfactory receptor 10G6, translating to MKNSSEGKCSQWAELQAVEKEKWPDMQLHTDSWAAANGLAGWSGTWRRHELKIGDKEVWRRGMWMDLSEWSKNVGIFVSHVSAHQWVSSAEVDFNNQVDRMTCSVDTTHPPSPGTLSSPNGPMNQVAMVAGMERGVEHLPLLLLLTDVNSKELQSGNQTSVSHFVLVGLHHPPQLGAPLFLAFLVIYLLTVSGNGLIILTVLVDIRLHRPMYWFLCHLSFLDMTISCAIVPKMLAGFLLGSRIISFGGCVIQLFSFHFLGCTECFLYTLMVYDRFLAICKPLHYATIMTHRVCNSLALGTWLGGTIHSLFQTSFVFRLPVCGPNRVDYIFCDIPAMLRLACADTAINELVTFADTGFLALTCFVLILTSYGYIVAAILRIPSADGRRNAFSTCAAHLTVVIVYYVPCTFIYLRPCSQEPLDGVVAVFYTVITPLLNSIIYTLCNKEMKTALQRLGGHKEVQPH from the exons tcatgggctgcagccaatggtttggctggatggtcagggacttggaggAGGCATGAAttgaaaattggtgacaaagaagtttggagaagaggtatgtggatggacctctctgagtggtcaaaaaatGTGGGGATATTTGtgtcccatgtgagtgctcaccaatgggTGAGCTCAGCAGAGgtggattttaataatcaagtggataggatgacctgttctgtggacaccactcaccCTCCTTCCCCAGGCACTCTGTCAtcgcccaatgggcccatgaaccaagtggccatggtggcagggatggag AGGGGTGTTGAGCATCTCCCTCTGCTACTTCTTTTGACAGATGTGAACAGCAAGGAACTGCAAAGTGGAAACCAGACTTCTGTGTCTCACTTCGTTTTGGTGGGCCTGCACCACCCACCACAGCTGGGAGCGCCACTCTTCTTAGCTTTCCTTGTCATCTATCTCCTCACTGTTTCTGGAAATGGGCTCATCATCCTCACTGTCTTAGTGGACATCCGGCTCCACCGTCCCATGTACTGGTTCCTGTGTCACCTCTCCTTCTTGGACATGACCATTTCTTGTGCTATTGTCCCCAAGATGCTCGCTGGCTTTCTCTTGGGTAGTAGGATTATCTCCTTTGGGGGCTGTGTAATCCaactattttctttccatttcctggGCTGTACTGAGTGCTTCCTTTACACACTTATGGTTTATGACCGTTTCCTTGCCATTTGTAAGCCCTTACACTATGCTACCATCATGACCCACAGAGTCTGTAACTCCCTGGCTTTAGGCACCTGGCTGGGAGGGACCATCCATTCACTTTTCCAAACAAGTTTTGTATTCCGGCTGCCCGTCTGTGGCCCCAATCGGGTCGACTATATCTTCTGTGACATTCCTGCCATGCTGCGTCTAGCCTGCGCTGATACGGCCATCAACGAGCTGGTCACCTTTGCAGACACTGGCTTCTTGGCCCTCACCTGCTTCGTGCTCATCCTCACTTCCTATGGCTATATTGTAGCTGCCATCCTGCGAATTCCGTCAGCAGATGGGCGCCGCAATGCCTTCTCCACGTGTGCTGCCCACCTCACTGTTGTCATTGTTTACTACGTGCCCTGCACCTTCATTTACCTGCGGCCTTGTTCACAGGAGCCCCTGGATGGGGTGGTAGCTGTCTTTTACACTGTCATCACTCCCTTGCTTAACTCCATCATCTACACACTGTGcaacaaagaaatgaagacagcATTACAGAGGCTAGGGGGCCACAAGGAAGTGCAGCCTCACTGA